The proteins below are encoded in one region of Polypterus senegalus isolate Bchr_013 chromosome 2, ASM1683550v1, whole genome shotgun sequence:
- the LOC120524256 gene encoding olfactory receptor 2AT4-like — MQNHQLQTPMFLYIATLAILDLLNSTNIIPRMVAALISDYLPVPYGPCILQIHVEAHILIVGTLLLSLMAVDRYVAVVYPLRYPSLITNKTVLACLLQTNVIAILFIIPLTVLLTELPFCQGNILSSCFCDYSTMVQKSCTEDPKFLTYLSGLTVVFVIGPLLLILYSYFRITLAALQISSAEGRKKVFSTCLTHLLVVGTFYIPLFLSYLLPGTGIILSIEAYNSLVIVGNTIPPMLNPIIYSFRNKEIKTSIYKIFTQRKGMVDVKS, encoded by the coding sequence ATGCAGAACCATCAGCTTCAAACACCTATGTTTCTTTACATTGCAACTCTTGCAATATTAGACTTACTGAACAGCACTAATATTATTCCACGAATGGTAGCGGCCCTCATTTCAGATTACCTTCCTGTCCCGTATGGACCCTGCATCCTGCAGATTCATGTGGAAGCTCACATTCTAATAGTAGGAACTCTTCTTTTATCCCTCATGGCGGTTGACCGCTATGTTGCTGTAGTTTATCCCCTCAGATACCCTTCACTGATCACTAATAAAACAGTCTTGGCCTGCCTCTTACAAACCAATGTTATTGCAATTTTATTCATCATACCGTTGACAGTTTTATTGACCGAACTTCCTTTTTGTCAAGGTAACATCCTTTCTTCTTGTTTCTGTGATTATTCTACAATGGTTCAGAAGTCATGTACTGAAGATCCCAAGTTTCTGACTTATCTCTCCGGCCTGACAGTTGTCTTTGTCATTGGCCCATTGTTACTGATCTTGTACTCTTACTTTCGAATCACATTGGCAGCACTTCAAATTTCATCTGCTGAAGGAAGAAAAAAGGTTTTTAGCACCTGTCTGACTCACCTACTGGTGGTTGGAACTTTTTACATACCTTTGTTTTTGTCATACCTCTTACCAGGAACTGGGATAATCTTATCTATTGAAGCCTACAACAGTCTTGTCATTGTTGGCAATACAATCCCTCCCATGCTAAATCCAATTATTTATAGTTTTCGCAATAAGGAGATCAAAACAAGCATTTACAAGATTTTCACACAGAGAAAGGGAATGGTGGACGTTAAATCCTGA